The genomic window TCAGCCTCATGTCAGGGAATGGGTGTGCACTAGGATTTGGATTGCCCTGGTCATAAGAATCCGGGCGTAGAAAATCAGGACACCCAGAGTCCCAGATGCCACAGGTTCTTCGGCAATGGCAATCCAAATCCTAATACATCATTGGCTGTTACGCTTTAAGCTGTACGaattctcaatttttttctttcaatacAGTAAGCTACATTTGAAATGCCGGGGCTTTTTCTTGAATCTTACGGAAATTAAATTGTTCCATGTGAACTTTCTATAAATTTTGTGCTTGCTAAATAGGCCACAAACTTATTATCGTCTAAAATAATATAATGTAACCTTAACATAGTCttctattctatttattttgattatgtTGGAATATTTCCAATGCATGCTTTTTGCAATTTTAGAAAGTACAACAATCTTGAAATTTGCAGGTTGCAACATTAAAGAAAAAGTTATCCTACCAAAAGTTAACCAATTCCTTTTACTTTGCCTACTTTGCCCATCTAGCTTACTTTCGTCAATGATATTCACACAAATTAACATATTGCTCATAAGCCATCTTATTGCACCTGTCTAAACCAAAGAGATAAGCAGATATGGACCATGGGAACTGAAGTGGTAACATGGATTTTACGCGTACTAGAAGCCTTACAGAAACTGTTAAGCATACAGATTACAGAATGAGTCGCAACACATTACAAACTTTGTTTCCTATGGCCCCGCGAAAATGATTTGAGCACACAAGCCATCAAGAGATGGCGTCTCATTTCCATTAATCAGCAAAATGGATTATCATTTACAAAGCGAAACAACTTTGTTATTCCTTTGCGCAAATTTTCGTTGGGCATTTGGGCAGCAACAAATGACCCAAACATCTTTCACATAGACGCATGATAGACAGGTGTGCGCAGCCTATGCGCATTTACACAAGAACATTCTGTACACAATTGTAGATTACAGGCAAGAGCACCGTTTGACAATGAATGTTAGCTGCCAATTGCGAGTTTGCATCACTCGCTGTTCTGTCAGTAAAGCAGACTCCTTGAACAACCTTCAGCCCAGTATTGCAGTTCATGTCTTTGACTGACAGTAGCGAGCACTCGAAGAACCAACTGGTTTCAAAAGAAGCAGTTCACCGTGGTGGTACGATGCCAGGTTTTGCATCGTATATTACTGTCAATGGCGGAAAGTTCTGACAGCTTGGTCGATTCTTCTCCGGCAAAGTGGGCAGTTTGTTAAATGCGAGGAGCAGGTCATGCAGCAACACATGTGGCCACACCTGTATAACATTTGATTTACTGAGTCAGTCTGAATAAAAACTTTATGGGGTGACAATACAATGAGAGCAAAACTAGCAATGAGCAGGGCTAAAAATGTAAATAGAACTCATGTTTATTGAGTTGTTTAACTGTTTATTTTCTCACGTTCACTCTGAATACAATATTTCAAAAGTTCTGCAGTTCGAATATTTGCTCAAGctccaaaaaaaattgtagcacATCACTCATAACAATATTTATTGAGTTATTTAACCATTTAGCAACAACATTTGAGAGGTTGGGAAGCTATAATGCAAGTTTTTAAGAAAGAATTTGACCAATTAGTCAGCATGAAGCAGTAAAACTATAAATGTTGGCTAGCATATTTGGGAttatggaaaaagaaaaaaaggggaaaaaagaagagacCATTTTGATTCATGCTTAACAAAGAACAGTTATGTCCCAGAATACTTCAGATACTTACGGCACAAAAACAGCATTGTACTCTTGCTCAAGGCATATGACACATATGTCCAGCACTAATTGATCTTTTCTACTGTTAGGCTCTGTGTCCGATGTACCATTGGCCCCTGAACAAAATAGTACAAGATGATGATTAAACAGGACCTATTACTAATAATACAGCATAACCAATCTATAAGAAAATCACCTTCAGCTTCCCTAGCTTGCCTTTGTGCTGCAGCATGAAGAACCCTATATGGATAAAATAGTATCAGAATCTTCTGTGCTCACTAAATTCTCTTAGTATGCAATCGCATGCATGAGCACTGGTTTGCGGTAACATTAAAATGCAAATAGAAACTCTTAACACTTTTCATTTTAGGTTTTACTTGCATTTTCACCCATCACAACAGTAGTCCCACACTTAAGAACTTTCTTAGTACAATGTATTCACTCTTTAGTATTCGACCTCTACAAAAGAAATATATCAGCTGCAGGTTTGCACATGTGGGGTTTATTTACATGGAAAGGCATACAGAGATTACAGCATTACTCAGCATCACACAGGAATGTCTCACACAGTAAATAATGGTGATGCCAGCCACTTGCATTCTAGCCATGCCCAGCAAAGAAAGATGAACTTCTTCAAAAACAAACACTGAAAGAATGGCGTTGCTTCTGTCTAACAACATGTAAAAATAAGTTCTAAATAAAAGGAATTTGATGTTACAACACACCTTTTCTGCAGTTCATTCCGTCGCTTTCTTTCCAGAAAATGTTGTATTGCACGCTTTGCAAGAAGGAAGACACCAAATGTTGCAAAGCCCATGGAAGCGAGTCGATATAACCTGCCACAAACAAACATGCTATTAGCATCAAGTGACCTGAACTAAGAGAAAGAGAATGTTCTAGAGAATTTCCCTACTTGGCCCATTTTCCAAGATTCAAGATAAGTTGATCGATGCTTTTCGGGGATACATAAAATGGTCCTTTGTGCGGTCGCTGAATTCGAATAGTTCCAACATCATCTTTAATGGCCTGATTGCACAGCATAAGAATACATAAGGGACAAAAGACATTAGATATGTCAACAAAAATTAATGCAACACAACACAGCCCAATTAAAGATACAAATACTACCTCACCAACAACCGTCAATGAAGTTCCAGTTGGAAGTACCCTTTCAGTTCGCTTTACTCCAAGCATCTACAGAGATTATTGCTTAATCATTAATCATATTTCTCTAAGCATTGGCATTGTTGAAGATGCGATTAGACAAACCTTCAATCCTTGTAAATAATCTAGAGTTCCACGTACAAGTGTTCGCCCTGACTCCTCAAAAACATCACTGGCAACAGTTAAAATTAAACCGGCTGCAGCACGCGCACCGACCACATAGGCACGCCCAGTACCATCATCCTAGTGATAATTTAAAGGTTAGAGAAGAATTCAACTTGCAAAATGTgcatgaaaatattaaaaaataaaatcatttaTATTTGCTTAAAGGATCCATATAGTGAATCTGGAATAACCATATTCATTTTCATCCTGAGCTAGTGAGCTGTAACTTGATTAATGTTTAAATACCCATTTGGCCTATCTTAGGCTTAGACTTATCATTTTTGGACAAGAAGCAAAGTGTAATATTAACAATGCCTAATCTAGGGGCTAATTTTAGGCTTTAGCCTGGCCTCCAAGAAGAAGCCAGGGCTAGCAAGGCTGGGTTTTGGGGCTTATAAGCTAATTTAACCGCACAACAAGCTAACCAATTAGCTCGACAAAAAAAGCTTAAGGTAATCCAAACAGACACCATAAGCTTAGTTAGCTTACTACTATAAACCCAAGTTTGCATAACTTAGCATCATGACAAACACAATCTTGGACACATAGTGCTAGTTCGAACCCAGGCtaaattgatttttatatttacaGAAGCAAAGAAAACCAAAGCAAAATAGATATAGCATTTAATTACCAGATACCATGGAACCTCTTTGCTAACAGAAAGCATCACTGCAGAATCTTGAATCCAGGATCCAGCATCGTTGTGCTTCAGGAAGTGTTGCTCTGCCTACAAAGGAAAATTTAGTAGAAATACTAGATTTAAAACAACCCATCTGCtcatcacaataaaaaaaaaaacaacgaaTGAAACCAGTAGTTACCGTTTCCTCAACGATTACACCTCTCATGCCACTTTGTTGGCATATCAGTGGCGTGTCTGAACCAACTCGTCCAGAGACGGCAACTACAAGTGGTAGAACTTTAATTGCAGTGTCCAAGATAGCAGCTGTTCAATACGGTGTAGACATGTCAAAGAAATAGTATATTTGATATGTTTAACCAATCAAAACGGCTGAAAATGTCTGTACAAAATATACACCTAAGCTAAAGTTCATTTATGTATCTAACCAATCAAAACAGAGTGAGGATAAAGTTCTTCCTCTAGACCGTATAATGAGAAAAATCAGAAAACGAGCTTTAATCGCCAAATCTGAACCCAAGGTAATAAACTCAGGGCACTTGGACATTTACCGAGAGCACAGATTAGTGTCCTGGAGACTACAGcactaaaatcacatatctATCTACAAGAGACAACCGCACCTGAGCACTTCTTTAGCAAACAACCTACAACACAGCAACCAAACCCTAACCCGTTACTCACTGACCTAAATCCTTCATGCTGCCCGCCCTCGCCACCGATCGCAGCACCTCCGCATCCCTGAGCACGAAACCACCAAATCAGAACCACAAAAATTCCCCAGAGatcgaaaggaaaaaaaaaccgtAACGCGAGGAACCAGCACCTCCCACTGCTCCTCCCGAGAAGATACAACGCCGCGGCGCTGAGGCAGCATCCCACCCCGCCCCAAGGGATCATCATCTCACCGCGATTCCACAGACAAGCACGAGACTTGCGGCGCGGGAATGGGTGGAGATGCGCGTGCTGGAATTTCCCCCCCTTCCTTCCCTACGGCAGGCAGCTTTACCGggagggcggcggcgaaggGGGGCCAAAGCAAAGAACTGGATACCAGAAGCGGTAGGGGACGCCACGTCATTGAGAAGggtgggccccacctgtcatgGCCCGTGACATTTGAGTGGTGGATTTGGATCAGGTTAGTgcatgtttggttcttttgctACGTGAGGCTAGGTGGGCAAGGTTTGCTTAGGCTAGTTGGGCAAGGCAAGAAAAGGTTTGGTGTTTAGTTGTTTTGTTTATgtgtggagtttttttttttttttgattcctCGTTAAGTGTTTGTTTGTGTTTGTTTTTTCTATCTGTTGCAcgtactatttttttatttcacacGCTTTACTTTATTTAAGTTGGAGAGCGAAATTAACTCGTCTCCTGCGGTAAGCTTTTTCTTATTTTCCCAAGCTAGCTTACCTAGCAAAGCAAGCTTTTTAGACTTACTTTTAAACACACATACTTATCCAGCAAGAAGAGGCAAAGCTGGGTAAGGGATCTAAACGTGTCCTTAATGTTCCACACTGGGTTTGGTTCTTCGCAAATATGTATCTCTTTCATCTTGATCTAGCGAACAGATGCGTagaatcttaaaaaaatatgtttagttataCGTGTTTActattataatttgatttgATATATGCAAATATATAGCGTGATCCTAGCTTGAAGTGTAACTATATGGTCTGGTCTGGGGTTGGAGTGCAAATATTCAAACTTCACTCCGCAACCTAGCCTGGTGAATAGAGGCTCTACATCCACTCATGCAGTTGAACCTACTTAATAGTgttacaaaatcatcttcatatgaaTAAATAATCATAATCTTAAACATTATATCTATTCATGTGGCTTTAGATCATCTAAACAGAATCTCAACTCAGCCTGTCAACACATatataaccaaccaaacatcattttttcaacaaatataatttcACTCTATTTGTTTTCCGTTTAACCTGCTTAACACATCCTTGATCGCAGTCATCAAAATTAGACGATAGAAACTTTCTACGATTTGAGTCTGTGTTGTACGCCACGTAGCATGGGGAGGGCAGCCTCCTTCGCTGTGATGTGGGGCTCGACTTCATCTACTCGAGTAATGCTCTCGCGAGTCTAGTATGCGCTCGAGCCATCTCGCGTTCAAGTAGTGGCTCGTGTGAGTATTCATcttatgggttttttttttatctaggaTACGCATATATACGTgtttagtatatatatataatatgtgtAAATTTAGTATATGTATAATATGTGTACACGTGTGCGTATATGTTTGTGTGTGTGGTGTGTGAGTCGTGTATTCTGGGTTGTAACCTAATGAAAAAAAGTAATGCTCTCGCTGCACTCACAGGAGAAGTGGGGGttgtctagggtttgggttttagGGGAGGGGGTTCtcagcggcggcgacggcgaaccATGGAGAACTCGAAGCTCTCATCGGCGCTCTTCGCGGGCACCCACTTCGACCGCAAGCGCTTCGCCGGCGACTTCGCCCGGTTCCGGAAAGGCCCGCCTCCGCCATCCGCCGATGCCGCCCAGTCCTCCGCGCCGTCCCCTGGGAAGAAGCGTAAGCGCAAGAGCAAGGCCAAGGCAAATAAGAGCAAGAAAAAGCTGGCCGAAGCGGCGGCCGCCTCCTCGTCTGGTGAGGCTCGCTTCCGGTTGGTTTGCCTCGGAAGGTTGCTGCTTGGATAGTGATTGACTGATTGCGTTGTTAATTTGACACTCCTGTGTGCGTTGTGTTCTGCAGATGTTGTGGAGGCGTTCAATGTGTTCAAGGGATTGGCGGATAATCATGTCGAGGTGGGTTCTGAGAAGGTGGAGACGggtaaggatgaggatgaggaggttGTAAGGCGGCGGAAGGAAATCGAGAGGGAAATTGAGGTAATGGGCGTTTCACAATGATGTTTTACCTGCCACGGTTAATTATGTAATCATGCGGTCAAATTTCGTTGAAGTAAATTCTTACTCACGAAGCATTGGTTGTCAAAACCTTGCATTTTCCAAAAATTTGATAAGTAAGGTAGTCTTTTTTATACGATCCCTTCAATATGCTGCTTGAATTGAAGGTCGTGGCAGCACTTGCAGTTTAGATGTATTGCATCTGAAACTGCAACTTCCAAAGTTTCATACCACTGTTTCCGCTGGATGGTTGgagtttaatattttttttatttgtttccaGAGAGCTGCCATTCTTCGGAAGAGGTTTGACATCCACATTTCAGGACAAAAGGTTCCAGCACCTCTTGAGAGCTTTGAAGAACTGGTTTCGAGGTTAGCATTTTCAACCATTCAAGAGCACAACTAGATCAGCTTCACATAATTATGGAATCATTTAAGGCAGTTAAGTTGACCCTACTTCGTTTGCTCTAGGTATGGTTGCGATTCCTATTTGGTCGGGAACTTGTTAAAACTTGGGTTTCAAGAACCTACACCTATACAGAGGCAGGCCATCCCCATTCTTCTTTTGGTGAGTGAGTTTGAACTCTGTTTGGATTTAGTCCCCTTCACTTGGAAACTCTTAGTTGTTTGAGGTGATTTATCTTGCATTCCTTGCTTCAGGGGAGGGAATGCTTTGCTTGTGCACCTACAGGATCTGGCAAGACACTGGCTTTCTTGTTTCCGATTCTTATGAAAATTAAGGTATTTGCATTAATTGGATTGGGTTATGTTGTTCAGATTCGTTTATATGTTATTGATGAGTATTGTTCTAATAGCCAGGGTCTAAAGGTGGTATTAAAGCTGTGATTCTTTGCCCAACAAGGGAATTGGCAGCACAAACTGTGAGAGAGTGCAAGAAGTTGGCTAAGGGAAGGAAGTACTACATTAAATTAATGACCAAAGATCTCTCCAAATCTGGGAATTTCAAGGATATGCACTGTGACATCCTTGTTTCCACCCCGCTTCGTCTGGACCATGCTGTTAAAAAAAGAGACCTGGATTTAAGTAGGTCTGTGATCGTAGCTTCAATGTTctattgttttgtttttgaCCACCATTGGGTTCACATAAGCAATGTTTTGATGGCCACTTCTGATACATTGTGGTTTCTTTTATGTTTGATTATAGCTGTCAACCTGTGGTCCCATTTTCTAACTTTTTCTGGAACATTAAATGCATATGCAGTTAGTAGTATTTCAGTAATGAAATGGTTACTTGTAGTAGAATACAATTCTTCATATGTTGTTCAGAAAATTGTGCCAGttaagttttttatttgtcaGAAACGTTATGAAGCCTGTTTTTCATTTATTCCTACTCATTTTATTTAAGATTCAAAATTTAGTAAGATCAATTCAGCAATCCTTATGCTGTGTTCCAACTTATGTGTGTCTTCGTGTGATTACAGAGGAGCAATGAGTTGTTTCTTTCAGCACTATACATCATAGTTGAAAATAACACTGAATTGCCTTTTGCAGTGTGGAGTACCTTGTCTTGGATGAATCTGATAAACTTTTTGAGCTTGGATTTGTTGAAGTGATCGATTCAGTTGTCGAAGCCTGCTCGAATCCTTCAGTAATCCGATCTTTGTTCAGTGCCACATTGCCCGATTCAATTGAGGCTCTTGCGCGCACAATAATGCATGATGCTATTCGAGTTATTGTTGGAAGAAAGTGAGTATCTCCCTCTTAATATGAGCTTAAAGCAGGTCTGTTTCATTTGttgtttttattattatttgttcAACTTGCAGGAATTCAGCCTCCTCACTGATTAAGCAAAAGTTGATTTTCGCTGGAACTGAGAAGGGGAAGTTGCTAGCTCTTCGCCAAAGCTTTCAAGAGGTATGTAATAGTATGTTGTGGGTTGGTGTTAGTGGTGGTGAAAATGTGGAGTTTCTGGGGGCTGCAGCAAGGTGATGAACCCAGGGAGCAGCGCCTGGAGGCCCTAGCAAAAATAGGGGAGGAAGGGGCTTGTTTTTTCATGACGTGAATGAATGAGGTCGCCATCTTTATATAAGAtgatcaacaacaacaatgacaaaactcaacaacaacaatgacaaagcctttgtcccaagcaagttggggtaggctagagatgaaacccacaagatccaactaaaaagatgaagataaaaaataataaataaaggtaatagtaatagtaaaaaaagtaGAGATCTAGATGGAGTGGGGTGGGGGCGGGTTTTGCCTCCACCCACATGTCTCCCGTCCCTAGACCGGGTAGAATTTTTTCttgccccgccccgccccatGGAGCCCCGACTTTAACCCGTCCCACCCTGTCCTGTCTAAAATCGTCAAAAGCTCTAGATCAagtttaattaggagataacAGCTACCACAACATACAAATTAATAAAAAGCCGCATCTAAGATTCACGGGATCTAACATAACATGACAAtagttacatgcatgcattagttttaaaaaaaattcattacaaaatgATAATAAACCCACTAAACGTTCGTGTAATATATACTCTAGGGTGGGGCTGGGTGGGGCAGACCTTGACCCGTCCCCGCCCCACCCCGACCAGTGCCCTGCCTCGACTTGCCCTGACaacaattaaaataataataaaccCGCCCCAATCGGGGTGGGCTGGATGGAGACCCGGCAGGGCGGGTGGTGACTTAGACCTCTATAAAAAAGTAAAAGTAATACCGGTACaaggagactgatgcataagttatggttttgacatgtggattgctaacttccacacGCTTTTATCCATGGATAGTTCTTTGGGGATATTCCACGCGCTTTTATATAAGATGATCCTCCCTAACAAATAGATATAGTCTGCAACAAATGACAAGGTGAGTAACATCCTTATAGACTAACAACTTGATAATCTCCAAACTAATCTGCAACTAGCCATAATGACATATCAAgtgctgatgcttatttatatagaaaattttcttttgtacATTTAAGAGTTTGTTGCTGATCAACTTTTTTGAATTGTAGTCTCTCAATCCTCCAGTTTTGATCTTTGTTCAAAGCAAAGAGAGGGCAAAAGAGCTTTATAAAGAATTGGCATTTGACGACGTTAGAGCTGATGTAATCCATGCAGACCTCACTGAACAGCAGGTATTGTTTTGCATATTATTGTTACTATAAATgctttggcttttttttttttttttttgtagctgTAGTATTGTTGTATTGTTATCTACATCAGGCTCACTGGTTATCAATTTATATTTCTTGTACTGCAGCGTCAAGATGCCGTTGACAACTTGAGAGCTGGAAAGACCTGGGTACTTATAGCAACAGAAGTCATTGCCCGGGGAATGGACTTCAAAGGTGTAAACTGCGTAATAAACTACGATTTTCCAGAGTCATCTGCTGCCTATATTCACAGGATAGGTAAGATATATCTAGCTCTGGTTGACCCAGACACTTCTACTTGCACACTCACTTTGTAGATGTCTGCGCTCTGATGTGCGCTCGATTGGCTCCATATTGATACAGGATTATGATATAGAATTCTAGATTAATTCCTTTCAAATCTGCCTCATTATCTTTCCTGTTAGGTTCGTTTTTAATTGAATTCTGATCAGATATAAATGTAGCCAGTTATTTCCTATACTAATTAGTTTAAGGGATccttaaatttatttttagtcACATTGGCTAAGTTTTGGATGTCGTAGGGACCTCAGTCTGCATTTGTGCATCTTGTGCAGATACCTTGCTACTGAAAACGTTATatctgtatctctttcaatGTCAAATGAACCAACTCTACTTTATCTTTTCCTCTGTATAGGACGATCTGGAAGAGCAGGCAGATCTGGGGAGGCCATCACTTTTTTCACAGAGGAGGATAAGCCATTCTTACGGAACATCGCTAATGTGCTGACATCTTCAGGCTGTGAAGTTCCTTCCTGGATAATGACATTGCCTAAGCTCAAGCGAAAGAAACACAGGGTACAGAGGGACCCCATCTGCACCATGCCTGATGAAGATTAAGAGTGGAATCGTAAACATAGCATTTTTTAGATGACACATTGGCTTCAGTTTTCCATGTTTGAATGCCCGGTGCATTAATCAGTTTGTTGATCAAAACCTGAGATTTGGATATGCATATCTTTGGTTATCTACAGTTTTGATTATAATAGTGAATTGAAATTTTGTGTTGATGAGATTCGTCACACACAAGATGATATCACCCACAAATATTTACTCCATGTTTATATTATCCAAACTCTTACTAGCATAGTTACTTGTTAGCCATTCTGCACGGGCAGCACGGCCTGCATAATCTGTAGCCAGATGGTTCTAGAGAACTTGGGGGTGTGGGGCCCACAAGCAGAGGCACTCCGCAGCACCGGCACCCAGGCTTGCGGCTCCGCTCCTGGGCAATAGTCAGATGACACGTGGGACCTTCGCTCTTTTCACTTCGGCTCGGGCCCCGAGATTACTAGCGGATTGGCGCGTCTACAGAATATGacaaaagaagataaaaaaattatattcatcGACaacttaatatttatttataaatttattaatatttaacacattatttaattatgaggaaaataatattatttttatgcatacatataattttaatacgTAGACGATaataatacgaacctaacaaaatttgtttcatatttttttagttttagtttttttctgTGCATTTAAATTATTTCAAcccaatataactattatacctttcgctatttttctgaaattttcaaaaaatatattatacatgtaaatatacggatacatatatacatacatacacatatacgtAGGACCTATATAAACAATAACTACAGTACAAATGCTACAGTAGATACAGTGCCTTAGCCTACGAGAGTCCTTCGAATCTTAGCCGGTTAATATATAGTATAGATATGGCTTCATTTCCTACGGACGTCGACGAGTAGTTCGTCGACCAGCTCCGCCCTCATCCGCGGTCCAAAACTTGGTAGGAAGATTCCATGAAACCAAAACGCCGGTTCTGCTCCTCAAGCTAGACACCCCATTACCAATGCATTCGATTCCCATCAAATGTCAGTAATGTCAGTAAAAAGTTAGACATTATCTCAGTAAAAAGGTTAGTAATGTCCACTAAAAAGTTCTCTAGTCAAtgtttttaatttggagtaCACGTTTTTTTCTTATCAAAATTACTTTCAGGCTTCAGTAAGTTTCCATCTCCCTTCTATCTTAAGACTAGAGATACGCTCAGATGATAACGAGGAGGACCGTGTGATGTGACACGAGAGTTTTAggtttgtttgtttcaactaGAGATTCTAAAAAACAGTTTATAGAAGCTAAATTGTGAAAAGTTGGATTATAAAAAGTTAGATTATGAAAAgtttttagactgtagattctaaaaaactttgatggacagtttagtaaaatggactttcacaatctatcaaaagttACGAAAAACTAGCTTCTCATattcccacaatccaaccagtagattttaaaaaactataatcaaaagctgtctgtttgttttaaCTTCGAATTGTAAAAGCTAAAAACCACAATCCAAAATCGAAACAAACACACTTTTAACGTACGTGCCTCCTCCAAGAGACACGTGGCACCTTGTGAGGATTCCTGTCTCGTAGGGCTTAGGATGCTAACAGGTACGATATCCGCGAATAGATGCTATATAAATTTATACCTATAAGCTAATTTTCATTCTATCTATTACTCGTCACAAATAAAAATTAATACCTGTATGACACCATCGCAGGCACGCTCGTATGC from Phragmites australis chromosome 14, lpPhrAust1.1, whole genome shotgun sequence includes these protein-coding regions:
- the LOC133891477 gene encoding DEAD-box ATP-dependent RNA helicase 57 codes for the protein MENSKLSSALFAGTHFDRKRFAGDFARFRKGPPPPSADAAQSSAPSPGKKRKRKSKAKANKSKKKLAEAAAASSSDVVEAFNVFKGLADNHVEVGSEKVETGKDEDEEVVRRRKEIEREIERAAILRKRFDIHISGQKVPAPLESFEELVSRYGCDSYLVGNLLKLGFQEPTPIQRQAIPILLLGRECFACAPTGSGKTLAFLFPILMKIKPGSKGGIKAVILCPTRELAAQTVRECKKLAKGRKYYIKLMTKDLSKSGNFKDMHCDILVSTPLRLDHAVKKRDLDLSSVEYLVLDESDKLFELGFVEVIDSVVEACSNPSVIRSLFSATLPDSIEALARTIMHDAIRVIVGRKNSASSLIKQKLIFAGTEKGKLLALRQSFQESLNPPVLIFVQSKERAKELYKELAFDDVRADVIHADLTEQQRQDAVDNLRAGKTWVLIATEVIARGMDFKGVNCVINYDFPESSAAYIHRIGRSGRAGRSGEAITFFTEEDKPFLRNIANVLTSSGCEVPSWIMTLPKLKRKKHRVQRDPICTMPDED
- the LOC133891012 gene encoding E3 ubiquitin-protein ligase SP1-like; its protein translation is MMIPWGGVGCCLSAAALYLLGRSSGRDAEVLRSVARAGSMKDLAAILDTAIKVLPLVVAVSGRVGSDTPLICQQSGMRGVIVEETAEQHFLKHNDAGSWIQDSAVMLSVSKEVPWYLDDGTGRAYVVGARAAAGLILTVASDVFEESGRTLVRGTLDYLQGLKMLGVKRTERVLPTGTSLTVVGEAIKDDVGTIRIQRPHKGPFYVSPKSIDQLILNLGKWAKLYRLASMGFATFGVFLLAKRAIQHFLERKRRNELQKRVLHAAAQRQAREAEGANGTSDTEPNSRKDQLVLDICVICLEQEYNAVFVPCGHMCCCMTCSSHLTNCPLCRRRIDQAVRTFRH